One segment of Pirellulales bacterium DNA contains the following:
- a CDS encoding DUF6348 family protein: MIDETYRLVFDTLRQHLTEAGVRFVEDDGDITFGGHRIGLSIVFEGFTQQESQIIAPLDVQIHLDGDPGDRFRVGTLGVGRDRLTAIRSAIEEWHVLAAAPLLAALGAEAGARRRPKAARQLAGWDVFPGRAGVRGTLPPGLDPSGIFYRLLFESLYKVVLKWPRPTGFELRSIFLMVTTAEGEPQIQAAIDGFVDEPLAQELSQLPWPRPPEPYLFKQLLVLRHGSSAS; this comes from the coding sequence ATGATCGACGAGACCTACCGCTTGGTGTTCGATACGCTGCGGCAGCATTTGACCGAGGCTGGGGTGCGGTTCGTCGAGGACGATGGCGACATCACTTTCGGCGGCCATCGGATTGGGCTCTCGATCGTGTTCGAGGGGTTCACTCAGCAGGAGAGCCAGATCATTGCCCCCCTCGACGTGCAGATTCATCTCGATGGCGACCCGGGAGACCGGTTTCGCGTGGGGACGCTGGGCGTCGGACGAGACCGGCTCACGGCAATTCGTTCGGCGATCGAGGAGTGGCACGTCTTGGCGGCCGCGCCCCTTTTGGCGGCGTTGGGAGCGGAAGCCGGCGCTCGCCGCCGGCCGAAAGCGGCTCGCCAACTCGCGGGCTGGGACGTGTTCCCCGGTCGAGCCGGCGTCCGCGGCACGCTGCCTCCTGGTCTCGATCCGAGCGGAATCTTCTATCGCCTGCTTTTCGAATCGCTGTACAAAGTCGTTCTGAAGTGGCCGCGGCCGACCGGGTTCGAGTTGCGCTCGATCTTCCTGATGGTCACGACGGCCGAAGGCGAGCCGCAGATCCAAGCGGCCATCGATGGCTTCGTCGACGAGCCGCTCGCCCAGGAACTATCCCAACTCCCCTGGCCGCGACCCCCGGAGCCATATCTCTTCAAGCAATTGCTTGTGTTGCGGCATGGCAGCAGTGCGAGTTGA
- a CDS encoding preprotein translocase subunit SecA, translating into MSSLLQNVTGTLAVWAKGPVRGRLGQWAALVPVVGSLEPELKELSDAELRKRSLSLRYRAKSREPLTQIMPEAYALVREAAVRTIGQRHFDVQILGGIALHHRTVAEMQTGEGKTITATLPLYLAALTGHGVHLATVNDYLAERDADWMGPIYRLLGLTVGVVLTPMNTPQRREAYACDITYGTAKEFGFDFLRDRLLLRRTAEGQSDLMAHMLGHHSDSSGDKPVQRPPHFAIVDEADSVLIDEARTPLIISALPTEDEKAEVELYQWSAAAVKQFEEEEHYTYDHEKKTAELNAAGRRLVRNLPRTPALQSVGMLRLYDFIERALRAERAFFLDRHYVVRKGEIVIVDEFTGRMSEGRKWRDGLHQAIEAKEGVEVTISTGHAARVTIQDYFLRYPHLAGMTGTASNSARELHKIYKLRVIPIPTNRPPIRERLPDRIFGTAEAKYDAIVEEVKRIHDDGRPLLIGTRSIDKSELLSQLMKAAGIPHQVLNARQVAAEADIIAHAGERGHVTVSTNMAGRGTDIRLGEGIAEAGGLHVILTEMHDAARIDRQLAGRCGRQGDPGTYCQFLALDDDILLSGLGPDKSEHLIELGKRSSGPFDGLARRFRKSQRIIERRHFRDRRALMYHEKERKKIQKAMGQDPYLDAPS; encoded by the coding sequence ATGAGTTCGCTGCTGCAAAATGTCACCGGCACCTTGGCCGTTTGGGCGAAAGGGCCGGTGAGAGGGCGGCTGGGGCAATGGGCTGCGCTGGTGCCAGTCGTCGGCTCTCTTGAACCGGAACTGAAGGAACTCAGCGACGCCGAATTGCGAAAGCGCAGCCTGTCGCTCCGCTATCGGGCGAAAAGCCGCGAGCCGCTGACGCAGATCATGCCCGAGGCCTATGCGCTGGTGCGCGAGGCGGCCGTGCGCACGATCGGCCAACGGCATTTCGACGTCCAAATCCTGGGGGGCATCGCGCTGCACCATCGAACGGTCGCCGAAATGCAAACCGGCGAAGGTAAGACGATCACCGCCACGTTGCCGCTCTATCTCGCGGCGCTCACCGGCCATGGCGTCCATCTGGCAACCGTGAACGACTATCTTGCCGAGCGCGACGCCGACTGGATGGGACCGATCTACCGGCTGCTCGGCCTCACCGTGGGCGTGGTACTGACGCCGATGAACACTCCCCAGCGCCGCGAGGCCTACGCCTGCGACATCACTTACGGCACCGCCAAGGAGTTCGGATTCGACTTTCTCCGCGATCGGCTCCTGCTGCGCCGCACCGCTGAAGGCCAGAGCGATCTGATGGCCCACATGCTCGGCCATCACAGCGACTCGTCGGGCGACAAGCCGGTGCAGCGGCCGCCCCATTTCGCGATCGTCGACGAGGCCGACAGCGTGCTCATCGACGAAGCCCGCACGCCGCTCATCATCAGCGCCCTGCCGACTGAAGACGAGAAGGCCGAAGTCGAGCTGTATCAATGGAGCGCGGCGGCGGTGAAGCAATTCGAGGAGGAAGAGCATTACACCTACGACCACGAGAAAAAGACCGCCGAGCTGAACGCCGCCGGTCGCAGGCTCGTGAGGAACCTGCCCCGCACTCCGGCGCTGCAGTCGGTCGGTATGTTGCGGCTGTACGATTTCATCGAACGGGCGTTGCGGGCCGAGCGGGCGTTCTTTCTCGACCGCCATTACGTCGTTCGCAAAGGAGAGATCGTCATCGTCGATGAGTTCACCGGCCGCATGTCGGAGGGGCGGAAATGGCGCGACGGGCTGCACCAAGCGATCGAGGCGAAGGAAGGGGTCGAGGTGACGATCTCCACGGGGCACGCGGCTCGCGTCACGATCCAGGATTATTTCCTCCGCTATCCGCATCTGGCGGGAATGACGGGCACGGCGTCGAACTCCGCCCGCGAGCTGCACAAGATTTACAAACTTCGCGTGATCCCGATCCCGACAAACCGTCCACCGATCCGCGAGCGCCTGCCAGATCGCATCTTCGGCACTGCCGAGGCGAAATACGATGCGATCGTCGAAGAGGTCAAGCGAATTCACGATGATGGGCGGCCGCTATTGATCGGCACGCGCTCGATCGACAAATCGGAACTGCTCTCGCAGCTTATGAAGGCGGCCGGCATCCCCCACCAAGTGCTCAACGCGCGGCAGGTCGCCGCCGAGGCCGACATCATCGCCCACGCCGGTGAGCGCGGCCACGTGACGGTCTCGACGAACATGGCTGGCCGCGGCACCGACATTCGCCTCGGCGAAGGGATTGCGGAAGCCGGCGGTCTGCATGTGATCCTGACCGAAATGCACGATGCGGCCCGCATCGATCGGCAATTGGCCGGCCGCTGCGGCCGGCAGGGCGACCCCGGCACCTATTGCCAGTTTCTCGCCCTGGACGACGATATTCTGCTCAGCGGCCTTGGACCGGACAAGTCGGAGCACTTGATTGAGCTCGGCAAGCGGTCGTCCGGCCCGTTCGACGGGCTGGCTAGGCGGTTCCGCAAGTCGCAACGGATCATCGAGCGCCGCCATTTCCGCGACCGCCGGGCACTCATGTATCACGAGAAGGAACGCAAGAAAATCCAGAAGGCGATGGGGCAAGATCCGTATCTCGACGCGCCATCGTAA